GATTGTACAGCGTAGTAATGGCAAAAATCTTGTTGTTATGTCTATGGATAAATTCAATGAAATACAAAAACAAATTTTTTTAGCAAATGAAGCCGCAAAATAGTG
The window above is part of the Megamonas hypermegale genome. Proteins encoded here:
- a CDS encoding type II toxin-antitoxin system prevent-host-death family antitoxin; the protein is MLVISSSDLINEFTLYANKAVDEKETMIVQRSNGKNLVVMSMDKFNEIQKQIFLANEAAK